The sequence ACCATCTTTATTTTAAATTACAAAATGGCTTTATACCATGCACTATCTTAAACATCATGGACATTCTTGCTATAAAATTCTGTTGGACTTATACCTTCCATCTTTTTAAATATCCTGCTAAAATAAAATTCGTCACTAAATCCAACTTCATTTGCTACTTCCTTCACTTTTTTATTACCATCAATTATAAGTTCCTTAGCTTTATCAATCTTCATTTTATTAAAAAACTCTATTATAGAATATCCTGTATTATCCTTAAATACTCTTGATAAATAAGTTGGCGATAATTGTGCACTATTTGATAATTCATTTAAGGTTATTTTAGCATTTATATTTTCACGCATATATTTAATGATATTTTCTATTTTTAGAGATACAGAATAATTATGATTTTCTCTTTTTTTATTTCTATAAATTTCAAAAATCAATTGTTGAAGTAAGGTTTTTGAAACAAACTCGTAGTCAGGAAGTTTTTCATTCCAGCTCTCAACCATCTTTCTAAATATGTAGTTTATTTGATAGCAATCTCTTACTTCTTGGATTGGGTTTAACGGCAATCCTTTAGTTTCATTTCTAATATCCCACTTATTATCACTGAAAATTACATCTACATAACTAAAATGAACAGATATAAAATATAGAGGATTTTTCAAATCAGACTCGATTGATTGTTTTATGTTTGAACATATGTAAAACAACATACCTTCTTTAGCATTATATATTTTATTATCAATTGTTATATATCCATTTCCTCCCGTAACTAAAAGAAGCTCATGATGGTCAAGAGTTCTGGTTATCTTTGGTCTATACTTCCAAGGCTCATTAGCCTGTCTCATATTACAATAATTTATGTGAACAAATAGGTTGTTTATGTTCATTTAGTATCCTCCACAAATTAAGTAAAATAATTCATTATTAAAAATAAAACTTTACTCCTATTCCTTGCCTGTATTTATAGCTGATTCACTAATAATATAGCAAAGCTCCACTCTATTGAACCATTTTGTAGAATCAAGCTTCTCAATTACCTCTCCATTGATATCTTCTATATATTCAAGTCCTTCCACAGCCTTATATCCTACTTTTAGATTTCCTATTCTATATGCTATCATAGGCCACTCTGCATCTGTCATCCTATCTTTGGAATTCTCTGAAATCAGTTCTGCACACTTTCTTGAAAAACAGCAAGACCCAGCAGTTATATCAACTTCTTTTCCAAATTCTAAAGAAAATATTTTGTTTGCAATTTTCTCAGTCTCAATCCATTCAACAGGATGAGATTTGAATGCTCTCTCAGTTCTCCCCAAAATAGTATAATCATTATCTTTTACTTTGAGAATCATGCTTTTTAGTTCATCTGAATATCTATCAGCCCAGGTTAACAATCTATCAAAATCACAATAATGAAAATACTCACTACACCCTTCTAATGCAAATTTTATAGCTTCTCTTCTAGCATTAGCTGTTCCCTTTTTAGGAATAATTTTCACTTTAAATCCAGCTTCATCTAGCTCATCTATTAGTACCTTATCAGTCTTATCACTTACCGCTATAAACAGTTCATCATAAATTTCATTAAATAATGGTAAAAATCTTTTAGCTAAAGCACGATTGTTACCATTAGGATCGTGTGTAACACAAATTAATGCTGTAGAGTTCATATAACATTTCACTTCTTTCTTTAATATTTAAATTATTTACTGTCTTATTTTTAAAAGTTTTTCTTTTATTCTAGCAAAAATAAACTCTAACAAAGTACATAAGCAGGCAATTATAAATATACCTAAGGCAGTCTGCCATGAACAAAAAGGTTTATTTGCAATTCCTAAATAATTGTTTATTATATCCCCAATTATAATTCCAATTAGAAATATTATAAAATCTAATATTAATTTACTTATCTTAAACTTTTTCACAATATGCCACCTTCTAAAACCTTTGTTTATGTGTAATAATTTCCACAAACTTTACATGTATTATTATATCTTAAAAAATTCAATATTAAAATTATACTTTATATAATACCATATACATAATTCACACAAAAATAATGAAACTTTTATACAAATAAGAAAAACCACTACAAAATAATACAATAAGTTCTATTTTGTAATGGCTTTATTATTAATTATCTTATATAAGAAATCACTTCTTAACTATTGGTATATAAATATACATACATACTTTATTGTATTCCCATGGATGACAACGTTCATTATAAAACTCAAAATCAAGCTTACTATCATCAATTTCATATCCTGAATTAGGAAACCATTCTTCTAAAATATATGTCCAAGTACCTTTTATACTATTAACAAAATCATCCTCTTGTACTTCTGGCGTCATAAAAACTGCATAAGTCGCTGTTGGAACTTCAACCTTATACATTTCATCTAATGCATTACTGAAATCCCCAACCTCTACTCCCAGTACATAAGAAAACTCATCTGTATTCATATTAGTGTTTATGCAGATTCCATACTCTCCATGCTTTACTGTTTTTTGAGTTTCGTATAATTTTGCTTCTTTGCCTTCAATATCACACTTGTCCCAAAAAGCTGGAATATCTCTTGAATGAGTATTATTTCTTAATGTTGTATCAAATTTATATCCAACTATCTTGAAAGCATCTCTATTTATTATTTTAGGTTCCATTACTATCCCTCCAACCTTATTCTCTTTCAATTTCGTTAAATTAATCTTATTAGGAAACCCTTCTGGTGCGTGCATTCTATAATAATTTGGAGGATATCCAAAAGCTTTTCTAAATGCTTTTGTAAAACCAGAATGAGTTCCAAAACCTAAATTTAATGCTATATCTAATATTTTTTCCCCTTTACTTAAATGAAAAATACTATATTGTAACTTTCTTCTAGTTACATACTCCATAACTGTCATTCCTACAAAACTATTAAATACTCTGTAATAATGATAAGTTGAGAAACCAGAAATATTTGCAAGTTCTTCCACACTAATCTTTTTTGTTATATTATCATCAATATAGTCTATAGTTTTCTGAATTAAATCTATATAATCCATCGGTGTTAACACCTCCCAAATGAATTTTCTCCTGCAGGTTAACTATATATTATCACAGAACTTTAAGTTATTCTTTTCCTATATTGTCAAGTTTATAAAGTAACAGTATAATTTCACTATGTTTATTATATAATCTAAAAATATCCGTATCAAAGGAGTTTAGTTATGCCAAATTATTTATTGGAACTTAAGAAAAGTAGTTGAAAAAATTCCTATAATTATAAATGCTGCTAGGGTTGTACTAATGGATGAAAACAGAAAAATTCTACTTCAAAAAAGAACAGATAATAATAAATGGAGTTAAATTAGACTTCTTTTCTATAGATAATCTACCTGAAGAAATCCCCCCAAGTAATTGTCCTATTTTAGATGATGTAAAAAAAAAGATTTGCACATATTTTTAGATATGTGCAAATAAATAGTTATCATTACTACTCTTGTGATTCTATCATAAATATTCTAAACAATACTCTAAAAATTTAATATCTCTATGATTGTCCTCTTTTTATTGGACACCCAAGCAAAAATCCTACAGAGCCAGCAACAAAATCTCTTAGTTGAGAAATTGTTGCAGCTGTTGTTGTATTTATAATATTCATATTTCTAGCAATTAATAATACAACAAGTGAAATTACGCCTATTACTGTTGCAATTACTATTTGCTGCTCGTTTATATTCCTTGATTGTTCATTTTCATCTTTATTATCTAAATTATCAATTTCCAACTTATTTTCATAAGTTACACTTGTTTCGTCTAAAATTCTATTATTTTTAGCATACTTAGATTTTTTAATACTAGGCCTGTTTAAAAAATTACTGCTTAAGAAATATCCAAAGATCGATGCTGATGTTGTTCTCACTACAATATCTATAACATTTGAATTTTGTAATGTTGATTCATTAAAAAATAAATTATATATTGATTGTGTCATAAGAATAATCATAAAAATAATAAGACACCTATCAACTAATTTAACTCTTTTTAGGGATTCATTGAAATAGAACAACAAATTCCTAAGACTTTTCATTTGCTCATCACCTCTAATGGCAGATATACTTTTGTTTTCAAATATAAAATACATTATAAAAATCATATTAATATACTATACTCACAAATATAAATATCAGTGCAAATCACAATAAAGTTATAAATTAGTTAGTCTTAGCCATTTTACCCGAATTTCTTAACTCCATAAGATTTTTATATTGCTTGTCAAGTTCTTCGTACTCAGGAGTATTCGGTGTAGTTTCACTAAGAACTCCCACTACATAGGCAAGTCTATTTTCTAAAATCATGCTTTGTTCCATCTGCTCACGACTTAAATTTGCCTTTTTTTGAACTTTCTTTTTGTTTAAGTTTTGTAAATACTCATTAATGCCATATTCATAACGAGTTATTTTACTTTTGTCAAATACCAATAGCTTATCACATATTTTTTCTAGCATATATCTATCATGAGTTACTAAGATGATTGTTCCCTTATATCTATTTAATGCCTCCTCTAATTGTTCCCTTACATGAAGATCAATGTGATTAGTTGGCTCATCTAAAATCAATACCTCACACTTTTCTTTTATCATAAGCAACAACTTAAGTTTCATTCTTTCCCCAAGACTTAAACATCCTATTTTTTTAGACAAACTTTCAGAATCAAAACCCATTAGATTTAATTCTGTTCTTATCTCTCCTAATTCTTCTCTATTTCTTACATCAAAGATTTCTAAAATAGTAAGTTCCTCTTGCATTCCAGTAACTTCTTGGCTTATATATCCTATTTTCTTTGTTTGGCTTACATACAACTCACCATCAAGAGATACTTCTCCTAGAATTGCCTTAATCAAAGTTGATTTACCACAACCATTGATGCCATATAATCCAATTTTTTCTCCAGGCTTTATATAGAAAGATGTGTTCTTAAATAGAATCTTTTCATCAAATTTTTTTGCAACATCCTTTGCCTCAACTATTACTGATCCTACCCTTTTAGCCTCATCAATTTGAAAAAATACTCCGGCTTCTTCCTTTGGTTTTTCGATTCCTTCTATATTTATCTTTTCCAGCCTTTTTATACGTGATTTAATTTGCTGATCCATTTTTTTAGCCTTAGCTCTATTAAACTGCTTACCGCCTTTTTTATTTCCGGAAATACGTGCCTTAACTGCAGCCTCCCTATGAGCCTTACCAGACCAGTTCTTTAATTCTTCTATTTGAGTTCTTATTTTATCTTTTATCTTTTCTTGTTCAAAATATAGATGAAGATTATCTTCATATTCTTTCTTCTTTTTGTCTCTATAATTAGAATAGTTTCCTTTATAGCTTGCGACTGTGCAGCTTTCTATTTCCACTATTCTAGTTACGCATTGATCTAAAAAATATCTATCATGGGAAATTATTATAACTGTGCCCCTAAAAGCTTTTACTCTTTTGATTAACCAATTTACACCTTCATAATCCAAATGATTAGTTGGTTCATCCAGTATCAACATATTACATTTACTGTATAATACCTGTGTAAGTAAAGCTTTTGTTTTTTCACCCCCACTTAAGGTGTTTTTTAAATCTTTATAATCTGTTGCTTGCTGCATATATCCGATTTGAATACCGGATTTATACCAAATTATTTCTCCAGAAGTAGCTTCTAAATTTCCAGTTAAAATGTTAGCTAAAGTAGTTTTACCAACTCCATTATTACCTACAATACCAATCTTTTCACCTAATTGAACCTCTATATTTATATCTTTTAATATGGTTGTATCTCCATATTCCTTATTTACATTTTTACATTGCAATAAAACTGTCAAATTAACACCTCATTCTTTCTTGAGGTACACCTTGCTTTTTATGCTATTCTTCTTTATTGGATCTTACCTTACTACTATATTCTTTTACACTACAATAACTTAAATTAATACAAAAGGACCATAAATGAACTTCTGCTCATCTATAGTCCTACTATTTCACAATCCACTTTTTATTACTACTAATCTCCTTAATATAAACAAAGATTTATAAACCCATTAAATATAAAATTAGCATAATAGTAATATAATAAAAAGCCCAGAAGAACTTATATATGAACAACTCACGATTTTTCTAGAGTTGTAGACTTCACTAAACTTAAATTAAAGTCCAGCTTTGCCCAAATATCATTAACTTCTCATATTTTTTTGCACAACAAATAAAGGTATTCCTCTTAAATTGTTTAACAAAACTAAATAATGATTAAGCTAATAATATTCGCATTTCGTTCTCCTTTCTTTTTGTCCGTATTTGAATTCTAATATTATGTTATACAATTATCAGATTATTGTCAACACAAATAATATTTTACTTATCTTTGTCTGTATTTTTTATAAAATTCCTCTAAACCTTTTGCTCTCAATAAACATGAAGGGCAAGTGCCACAACCATCCCCTACTATGCCGTTATAGCAAGTTAATGTTTTATTTTTTATTATATCAAACACTCCTAAGTCATCACTTAACTTCCATGTGTCACATTTATCTAACCACATAAGTGGAGTATGAATTACAAACTCATAGTTCATTGCTAGATTTAATGTTACATTTAAGGATTTAATAAAAGTATCTCTACAATCCGGATATCCACTAAAATCACTTTGAGAAACTCCAGTGACTATATGTCTTATATTATGAGTCTTAGCAAAAATTGCTGCAAAATTTAAAAAAACTAAATTTCTTCCCTCAACAAAACTATTAGGAGTAGAGTCACCTTTTTTAGCTGCCTTTACTTCAATATCACTTCTAGTTAATGAGTTTGAAGTAAGTTTATTTAATAAAGTCATATCCAAGATTTCATAATTGACATCATATTCTTCACAAATCCTCTTGGCACATTCTAATTCTAATTTATGTCTTTGGCCATAATCGAAGCCTATAGCTGTAACATTTCTAAAATTCTGTTTAGCCCAAAATAAGCAGGTAGTACTATCTTGACCTCCACTTAATACAACTAAAACATCTTCATTCTTTATACTACTCATTATCTGTTGTCCACCTTCTCTGGATACATATCATGATTAGCAAGTCTATTAAAAGCTACCTCTTCCCACCTTGTACCTGGCTTACCATAGTTACAGTATGGATCAATAGAAATTCCTCCTCTTGGAGTGAACTTTCCCCATACCTCTATATATTTAGGGTCCATAAGCTTTATTAAATCCTTCATTATTATATTCATACAGTCCTCATGAAAATCTCCATGATTTCTAAAACTAAATAAATATAATTTTAAAGATTTACTCTCCACCATCTTCAAGTTTGGTACATATGAAATATAGATTGTTGCAAAATCTGGTTGAGAAGTTATTGGGCACAAACTTGTGAACTCTGGACAATTAAATTTCACAAAATAATCATTTTCAGGATGCTTGTTATCAAAACTTTCTAACACTTCAGGAGTGTAAGAAAAATTATATTTAACATTTTGGTTTCCTAATAAGTTTAATTCTAAATCTTCCCTCATCTTTATTCTCCTATTCTCGTATTTAATGCTTTTACTAAAAATGTACCTAAAACAGCTGGTACCACTTGTCCTAAACAAAGACTACAAGCTAGTGGTATGTAAGGTATATTTAATAAAATTGATAACCATATAGGCACTATAAGTCCTGGAACAAAGATTATAGGAAGTGTCATAAGATATGCATTTAGCTTATACTTACGAATTCCGTAAACTAATAGGGAGGTTATTATCCCAACTAGTCCTCCACCTATAATATCAAAAATACCAAGGCCACCTAATAATAAATTCGATAAGACATTTGATAAACCAAGTGGCAAAACTAAGAAGGGACATAGATAAGCTAAAGCATACAAGGTTGTAGCAATACGTATTTGTATAGCACCAAAAGCAAAGCTTTGAGTTACTATCATTATTACAACATATAAAGCAATAACTATACCGGATACAGTAAGTTTTTTAGTTCTTGAAATGCGGTTGCTTAATTCCATATAAATCACCTCCAAAAAAATAAAGGGTAGATTTTACTCCACCCTAAAAAACATAGAAATACAACTTTTCTATTCTCTTCCTAGTTTTGTTTATAGACAGGATGGTTACGAACTGTCTTATTAAATTCTACTTGATTATAATGTATCTGATTCAGAAAAGCAAGTATAGTACATTATTAAAATTGATTTTATTCAAAAGTTTTGAAATGACATATAAATTTATTTTTTTATACTATCACCATAATTTAGAATAGCAGAAGCTATAGCCTCAGCACATTTAGTTTGTCCACTATCAGATGATATGTATTTACAATCACCTTTATTGCTTAGATAACCAAGTTCTACTAAAGCTGATGCAGGGCAATCATTTTTTCTAAGTACATATATAGGATTAGTAGCTTTATATCTTATTTTACGATCTGAAGTATAGTGTAAATCACTAAGTTTATTTTCTATATCTTTTGCTAATTCTTCACCCTTTGTCTTAGGAAAATTACAACATACTTCCAACCCTTTAACTGATGAATCAGTATAGTCATTACAATGAATAGCTACAAAAATGTCTGCCTTACTATCATGACAAATTTGTACTCTTTTAGCTAAATCTTCCTTTTCCTTTTGACCTAGAATTGTTTTATCATCCTTGCGAGTGTAAACTACTTCCACACCACTTTTCTCTAATATTTCGCCAACTTTCAATCCAACTTTAAGAACTACATCTTTTTCAAAAATACCATCCGTACTGCTTGTCCCTTTATCGTACGCACCATGGCCTGGATCAATACATACAATATAACTTTTCTTTGGTTTAACTGTAACATTACTGCTATTAACTTTGTTTACAATAGTAACCTTATTGTTTGTTGCTATTGCTGCATTATCTTGCTTGTGAAAACCGTGAAATGTCATTATAATAAGTCCAATTAATGCAATGCATATTACGGAAACACTAATGCCAAATCTTTTAAGTTCAATTTTAATTCTTTTTCCTCTTATTCTCATTTTAAATCCCCTAACTTTATACACATATAAAAAATAACCATTAAACTTATAGAAATTATTTTTAAACTATTTATCTTTCCCCATCCCTAAGATAAAATTATTATACACTATAAATCAATTAATTGGGAAGTTCATCTAGAGTTTTAAATTCATATCCTTTGCTCTTCCATTCTTTAATTAAGCTGTCTAATATACTGGCATTAGTTTTAGACATAGCATGAAGTAAACAAATCATTCCATCTTTAGTATTTTTCATAATAGTAACTTTAGCTGCCTCTGGTACTGGCTGATTTTGGGCATCAAAATCCCTATAAGCAAAAGTAAAGAATATAGATTTATATCCAAGCTTCTGAGTATAATATAAAGACAACTCACTAAAAGTTCCTTCTGGAGGTCTAAAATAATGAGACATTTTACATCCCTCAATACTATTTACTACTTTTTCTACACCAGTAATTTCTTCATCAAAAGCATTTTCATTGATAAATTTAGGCATAGATTTATGTTGAACAGAATGATTCCCTATAATATGTCCTTCTTTGCTCATTCTCTTAATTAGATTAGCATCAGGAACACCTTTATAACTTCCTGTAACAAAAGGCTTTGTTACAAAGAATGCAGCATGCACATTATTAGCTTTAAGAGTATCTAAAATACTTGCTGTATACCCATTTTCATACCC comes from Clostridium sp. TW13 and encodes:
- a CDS encoding AraC family transcriptional regulator: MNINNLFVHINYCNMRQANEPWKYRPKITRTLDHHELLLVTGGNGYITIDNKIYNAKEGMLFYICSNIKQSIESDLKNPLYFISVHFSYVDVIFSDNKWDIRNETKGLPLNPIQEVRDCYQINYIFRKMVESWNEKLPDYEFVSKTLLQQLIFEIYRNKKRENHNYSVSLKIENIIKYMRENINAKITLNELSNSAQLSPTYLSRVFKDNTGYSIIEFFNKMKIDKAKELIIDGNKKVKEVANEVGFSDEFYFSRIFKKMEGISPTEFYSKNVHDV
- a CDS encoding AraC family transcriptional regulator, whose translation is MDYIDLIQKTIDYIDDNITKKISVEELANISGFSTYHYYRVFNSFVGMTVMEYVTRRKLQYSIFHLSKGEKILDIALNLGFGTHSGFTKAFRKAFGYPPNYYRMHAPEGFPNKINLTKLKENKVGGIVMEPKIINRDAFKIVGYKFDTTLRNNTHSRDIPAFWDKCDIEGKEAKLYETQKTVKHGEYGICINTNMNTDEFSYVLGVEVGDFSNALDEMYKVEVPTATYAVFMTPEVQEDDFVNSIKGTWTYILEEWFPNSGYEIDDSKLDFEFYNERCHPWEYNKVCMYIYIPIVKK
- the abc-f gene encoding ribosomal protection-like ABC-F family protein, with amino-acid sequence MTVLLQCKNVNKEYGDTTILKDINIEVQLGEKIGIVGNNGVGKTTLANILTGNLEATSGEIIWYKSGIQIGYMQQATDYKDLKNTLSGGEKTKALLTQVLYSKCNMLILDEPTNHLDYEGVNWLIKRVKAFRGTVIIISHDRYFLDQCVTRIVEIESCTVASYKGNYSNYRDKKKKEYEDNLHLYFEQEKIKDKIRTQIEELKNWSGKAHREAAVKARISGNKKGGKQFNRAKAKKMDQQIKSRIKRLEKINIEGIEKPKEEAGVFFQIDEAKRVGSVIVEAKDVAKKFDEKILFKNTSFYIKPGEKIGLYGINGCGKSTLIKAILGEVSLDGELYVSQTKKIGYISQEVTGMQEELTILEIFDVRNREELGEIRTELNLMGFDSESLSKKIGCLSLGERMKLKLLLMIKEKCEVLILDEPTNHIDLHVREQLEEALNRYKGTIILVTHDRYMLEKICDKLLVFDKSKITRYEYGINEYLQNLNKKKVQKKANLSREQMEQSMILENRLAYVVGVLSETTPNTPEYEELDKQYKNLMELRNSGKMAKTN
- the queC gene encoding 7-cyano-7-deazaguanine synthase QueC, producing MMSSIKNEDVLVVLSGGQDSTTCLFWAKQNFRNVTAIGFDYGQRHKLELECAKRICEEYDVNYEILDMTLLNKLTSNSLTRSDIEVKAAKKGDSTPNSFVEGRNLVFLNFAAIFAKTHNIRHIVTGVSQSDFSGYPDCRDTFIKSLNVTLNLAMNYEFVIHTPLMWLDKCDTWKLSDDLGVFDIIKNKTLTCYNGIVGDGCGTCPSCLLRAKGLEEFYKKYRQR
- the queF gene encoding preQ(1) synthase — encoded protein: MREDLELNLLGNQNVKYNFSYTPEVLESFDNKHPENDYFVKFNCPEFTSLCPITSQPDFATIYISYVPNLKMVESKSLKLYLFSFRNHGDFHEDCMNIIMKDLIKLMDPKYIEVWGKFTPRGGISIDPYCNYGKPGTRWEEVAFNRLANHDMYPEKVDNR
- a CDS encoding QueT transporter family protein: MELSNRISRTKKLTVSGIVIALYVVIMIVTQSFAFGAIQIRIATTLYALAYLCPFLVLPLGLSNVLSNLLLGGLGIFDIIGGGLVGIITSLLVYGIRKYKLNAYLMTLPIIFVPGLIVPIWLSILLNIPYIPLACSLCLGQVVPAVLGTFLVKALNTRIGE
- a CDS encoding N-acetylmuramoyl-L-alanine amidase family protein; its protein translation is MRIRGKRIKIELKRFGISVSVICIALIGLIIMTFHGFHKQDNAAIATNNKVTIVNKVNSSNVTVKPKKSYIVCIDPGHGAYDKGTSSTDGIFEKDVVLKVGLKVGEILEKSGVEVVYTRKDDKTILGQKEKEDLAKRVQICHDSKADIFVAIHCNDYTDSSVKGLEVCCNFPKTKGEELAKDIENKLSDLHYTSDRKIRYKATNPIYVLRKNDCPASALVELGYLSNKGDCKYISSDSGQTKCAEAIASAILNYGDSIKK
- a CDS encoding polysaccharide deacetylase family protein, producing MRKVNLILCFALALLLSGCGETNNNSVPNANNKQQQANTQSEKNINKPSEQKSDETVSKDSDTSKSFTPVVVKNISSLSTKAINWSWLYSAKEDSKLLEKYKGYGFGDTSKKIIYLTFDEGYENGYTASILDTLKANNVHAAFFVTKPFVTGSYKGVPDANLIKRMSKEGHIIGNHSVQHKSMPKFINENAFDEEITGVEKVVNSIEGCKMSHYFRPPEGTFSELSLYYTQKLGYKSIFFTFAYRDFDAQNQPVPEAAKVTIMKNTKDGMICLLHAMSKTNASILDSLIKEWKSKGYEFKTLDELPN